One genomic segment of Clostridium estertheticum subsp. estertheticum includes these proteins:
- a CDS encoding NAD-dependent epimerase/dehydratase family protein → MENKKIFLTGGAGFIGSRIIEMLRNNNEILIYDNLTRNSIKYTSLLGKKNINLIKGDILDYLSLKKAVDDFKPNVIIHLAAIAGIETVIKNPVNTMKVNMIGTANILEALKDYANYIDKFIDFSTSEVFGTYAYKVDEKCTTNLAPVGEARWTYSVSKLAAEHLTHSYYKEYGLKVVTIRPFNIYGPGQVGEGAVHQFIMRAIRNEQIQIHGDGDQIRSWCYIEDFVNGISLCLEKEEAVGNSFNIGNPRGTITIGMLAQLIKQIAGSKSEIIYVPKNYVDVELRVPNIDKAVDLLDYSPKYDLTSGLTKTIEWYRNLEK, encoded by the coding sequence ATGGAAAACAAAAAAATATTTCTAACTGGAGGCGCTGGTTTTATTGGCTCTCGCATAATCGAAATGCTTCGAAACAATAACGAAATCTTAATTTATGATAATTTAACAAGAAATTCTATTAAATACACATCACTACTAGGTAAGAAAAATATAAATTTAATAAAAGGAGATATTTTAGATTATCTCTCTCTAAAAAAAGCTGTAGATGATTTTAAACCCAATGTTATAATTCATCTTGCTGCAATAGCAGGTATAGAAACCGTTATTAAAAATCCAGTAAACACTATGAAAGTTAATATGATAGGAACTGCGAATATTTTAGAGGCATTAAAGGACTATGCAAACTATATAGATAAATTTATTGATTTCTCTACAAGTGAAGTTTTTGGTACTTATGCCTATAAAGTAGATGAGAAATGTACAACAAACCTGGCACCCGTTGGTGAGGCTAGATGGACTTATTCAGTAAGTAAACTTGCAGCGGAGCATTTAACACACAGTTATTATAAAGAATACGGCCTTAAGGTTGTTACCATTAGACCATTTAATATATATGGTCCAGGTCAAGTTGGCGAAGGTGCTGTCCATCAATTTATAATGAGAGCAATTAGAAATGAACAGATACAAATACATGGTGATGGTGATCAGATTAGATCCTGGTGTTATATTGAAGATTTTGTTAATGGAATATCATTGTGTCTTGAGAAGGAAGAAGCGGTAGGTAATTCCTTTAACATTGGAAATCCTAGAGGAACTATAACTATTGGAATGCTAGCACAATTAATAAAGCAAATTGCGGGCTCTAAATCAGAAATTATTTATGTTCCCAAAAATTATGTAGATGTTGAATTAAGAGTACCAAATATAGACAAAGCTGTAGACTTATTAGATTATAGTCCCAAGTATGATTTAACTTCAGGCTTAACAAAAACTATTGAATGGTATAGGAATTTAGAAAAATAG
- the ilvN gene encoding acetolactate synthase small subunit codes for MISHVLSILVDNNPGVLTRVCSLFNRRGFNLDTVSSGHTEDEKLARITLLTKVRDDEGIDQIIKQIRKLEDVHKVEQLDNENSICKQMLFVKVKAEGNNRQEIINIGKIFGVSVIDVTPTTLIIQILGDNGKLCAFENLIKPFGILEIVGSGFIAMQRGAGVII; via the coding sequence TTGATTTCACATGTATTGTCAATTTTAGTTGACAACAACCCAGGAGTATTAACAAGAGTATGTTCATTATTTAATAGACGAGGTTTTAATCTTGATACTGTTTCCTCTGGTCACACAGAAGATGAAAAATTAGCTCGAATAACTTTATTAACTAAAGTTCGGGATGATGAAGGCATTGACCAAATAATTAAACAAATAAGGAAATTAGAGGATGTTCATAAAGTTGAGCAATTAGATAATGAAAACTCTATTTGTAAGCAAATGTTGTTTGTAAAAGTTAAAGCTGAAGGCAATAATAGGCAAGAAATTATTAATATAGGAAAAATATTTGGAGTTTCTGTTATAGATGTAACTCCGACAACATTAATTATTCAAATCTTAGGTGATAACGGCAAGTTATGTGCTTTTGAAAATTTAATTAAACCGTTTGGAATTTTAGAAATAGTCGGTAGTGGATTTATTGCAATGCAAAGAGGCGCTGGCGTAATAATCTAA
- the leuA gene encoding 2-isopropylmalate synthase translates to MSYKKYKPYGGINIKDRQWPNKLIEKAPIWCSVDLRDGNQSLPIPMNVDEKVKLFKLLVAIGFKEIEVGFPSASNTEYQFLRTLIEDDLIPEDVTIQVLTQSREHLIKKTFEALKGAKKAIVHLYNSTSVLQRRVVFHKSKQEIIDIGVTGAKLLMKYKDKYPETDFSFEYSPESFTGTELEYSLQICEAILDVWKPTSSKKVILNLPSTVEMATPNIYADQIEWFCRNVKMRENIIISLHTHNDRGTCTAASELGILAGADRIEGTLFGNGERTGNLDLMTMALNMHVQGIDPKLDFSNLYEIVDIYELCTRMKVHERHPYAGKLVYTAFSGSHQDAIKKGLKALKDENNNYWDVPYLPIDPHDVGRDYEEVIRINSQSGKGGAAFIMENEFGFILPKAMQADFGNLVKNKTDLLGTELLGNQIYDLFEEEYLNLKSPNLLKNYTIQSVQNVETDENIVNIKALISVNGKEMNISGVGNGPVDAFFNALHKSNINGYNFISYDEHALGSGSNSKAATYIQIEYNDKRYFGVGVSANIDTASLNALFSAINRKS, encoded by the coding sequence TTGTCATATAAAAAATATAAACCCTATGGTGGTATAAATATTAAGGATCGTCAGTGGCCTAATAAACTAATTGAAAAGGCTCCAATTTGGTGTAGCGTTGATTTAAGAGATGGCAATCAATCTCTTCCTATTCCAATGAACGTTGATGAGAAAGTTAAATTATTTAAACTTCTTGTAGCTATTGGTTTTAAAGAAATAGAAGTAGGTTTCCCTTCCGCCTCAAATACTGAATATCAATTTTTAAGAACACTTATAGAAGATGATCTTATTCCAGAAGATGTAACTATTCAAGTTTTAACTCAATCAAGAGAACATTTAATCAAGAAAACCTTTGAAGCCCTCAAAGGAGCAAAAAAAGCAATTGTGCATCTTTATAATTCAACTTCAGTTTTACAGCGAAGAGTTGTTTTTCACAAAAGTAAACAAGAAATTATTGATATTGGAGTAACTGGTGCAAAACTTCTAATGAAATACAAAGATAAATACCCAGAAACAGATTTTTCTTTTGAATATTCTCCTGAAAGTTTTACTGGAACTGAGCTTGAATACTCGCTTCAAATTTGTGAAGCTATATTGGACGTCTGGAAGCCAACATCATCAAAGAAGGTTATTTTGAACTTACCATCAACAGTCGAAATGGCCACTCCTAATATTTATGCAGATCAAATTGAATGGTTCTGCAGGAATGTTAAAATGAGAGAAAACATTATTATAAGTCTTCATACTCATAATGATAGGGGTACTTGTACTGCGGCTTCCGAGCTTGGAATTCTTGCAGGGGCTGACAGAATTGAGGGTACACTGTTTGGGAATGGTGAACGAACTGGAAATCTTGATCTTATGACTATGGCTTTAAATATGCATGTTCAAGGAATAGATCCTAAATTAGATTTTTCAAATCTTTATGAGATTGTAGACATATATGAATTATGCACAAGGATGAAGGTACATGAGCGTCATCCATATGCTGGTAAACTTGTATACACAGCATTTTCTGGATCACACCAAGACGCAATCAAAAAAGGACTTAAGGCCCTTAAAGATGAGAATAATAATTATTGGGATGTTCCATATCTTCCAATTGACCCACATGATGTGGGACGAGATTACGAGGAAGTTATTCGTATTAACAGTCAATCCGGTAAAGGCGGAGCTGCATTTATAATGGAAAATGAATTTGGTTTTATATTACCTAAGGCTATGCAGGCTGACTTTGGCAATCTCGTGAAAAATAAGACCGACCTACTTGGTACAGAACTATTAGGAAATCAAATTTATGATTTATTTGAAGAGGAATACTTAAACTTAAAAAGTCCAAATTTATTGAAAAACTATACCATTCAATCAGTACAAAATGTTGAAACAGATGAAAATATAGTAAATATTAAGGCTCTAATTTCAGTAAACGGGAAAGAAATGAATATTTCCGGTGTAGGTAATGGTCCAGTAGATGCATTCTTTAATGCGCTACATAAATCAAATATTAATGGCTATAACTTTATATCTTATGATGAACATGCTCTAGGTAGTGGCTCAAATTCAAAAGCTGCCACTTATATACAAATAGAATACAATGACAAAAGGTATTTTGGAGTTGGTGTTTCTGCAAATATTGATACAGCTTCACTAAATGCTTTATTTAGTGCTATTAATAGAAAAAGCTAA
- the ilvC gene encoding ketol-acid reductoisomerase, producing the protein MAKMYYESDCNLDNLKGKKVAVIGYGSQGHAHALNLKENGVDVVVGLYVGSKSWEKAEKAGLTVLTAAEAAKAADIIMILVNDEKQGQVYKESIAPNLTKNKALVFAHGFAIHFGQIVPPADIDVFLIAPKGPGHTVRSQFLEGKGVPCLIAIHQDASGHAKEVALGYALGIGGARAGVMETSFKEETETDLFGEQAVLCGGVTALIKAGFETLVEAGYQPEMAYFECCHEMKLIVDLINQGGLNMMRYSISDTAEYGDYITGNKIITADTKKAMKGVLTDIQKGVFARDWLLENQIGKPFFNATKRIESEHQIEKVGAELRKMMSWNKK; encoded by the coding sequence ATGGCTAAGATGTATTATGAAAGTGATTGTAATTTAGATAATTTAAAAGGAAAAAAGGTTGCAGTAATAGGATATGGTAGTCAAGGACATGCACATGCACTAAACTTAAAAGAAAATGGTGTAGATGTTGTAGTTGGTCTTTATGTAGGAAGTAAATCTTGGGAAAAGGCAGAAAAAGCAGGATTAACTGTTTTAACTGCAGCAGAAGCAGCTAAAGCTGCAGATATTATAATGATCCTAGTTAATGATGAAAAGCAGGGACAAGTGTATAAAGAAAGTATCGCGCCAAATCTTACAAAAAATAAGGCTTTAGTATTTGCTCATGGTTTTGCAATTCATTTTGGTCAAATAGTTCCACCAGCAGATATTGATGTATTCCTTATAGCTCCAAAGGGACCAGGACATACAGTTAGAAGTCAGTTTTTAGAGGGCAAGGGAGTACCATGTCTTATAGCTATACATCAAGATGCTTCAGGACATGCAAAAGAAGTAGCTTTAGGTTACGCTTTAGGAATAGGCGGCGCAAGAGCTGGTGTTATGGAGACTTCTTTCAAGGAAGAAACTGAAACAGATTTGTTTGGAGAACAAGCAGTTCTCTGTGGTGGTGTTACAGCACTTATAAAAGCAGGTTTTGAAACTCTTGTAGAAGCTGGATACCAACCAGAAATGGCGTACTTTGAATGTTGTCATGAAATGAAACTTATCGTAGATTTGATAAATCAAGGTGGTTTAAATATGATGAGATATTCAATAAGTGATACTGCAGAATATGGTGACTACATTACAGGAAACAAAATAATAACTGCGGATACAAAGAAAGCTATGAAAGGCGTATTAACTGATATTCAAAAGGGAGTTTTTGCTAGAGATTGGCTTTTAGAAAATCAAATTGGAAAACCATTCTTTAATGCAACAAAGAGAATAGAAAGCGAACATCAAATAGAAAAAGTTGGTGCTGAGCTTAGAAAAATGATGTCTTGGAATAAAAAATAA
- a CDS encoding Gfo/Idh/MocA family protein — protein sequence MKTIRWGIIGCGDVTEVKSGPGFQLAKNSQLVAVMRRNGELAKDYATRHNVPKWYDNAEELINDPDVDVVYIATPPAFHKEYTLKCAEAGKPVYVEKPMARNFEECTDMIQACENAGVPLFVAYYRRALDRFNKVKELIDSGEIGEIRFVTVVLYKKALKIDSKSGEFPWRVIPEISGGGEFMDLASHTLDVLDYILGPIKEACGYADNQAKLYEAEDIVTASLAFESGVKGTGTWCFSSFSNYDMNEIVGSLGKISFSTFEEEPVLLTTIGGTTSFNIKKPVHIQTQLIQSIVNEINGLDVCKSTGISGARTNKIMDQILRSYRLNKK from the coding sequence ATGAAGACAATACGTTGGGGAATCATTGGATGTGGAGATGTTACTGAGGTTAAAAGTGGTCCAGGATTTCAACTGGCAAAAAATTCACAATTGGTAGCTGTTATGAGGCGTAATGGCGAACTTGCAAAGGATTATGCGACTCGCCACAATGTGCCAAAGTGGTATGATAATGCAGAAGAATTAATAAATGACCCTGATGTTGATGTTGTTTATATAGCTACGCCACCTGCATTTCATAAAGAATATACATTAAAATGTGCAGAGGCTGGAAAGCCAGTTTATGTTGAAAAACCTATGGCTCGCAATTTTGAAGAATGCACTGATATGATACAGGCGTGTGAGAATGCTGGAGTCCCATTATTTGTTGCATATTACAGGAGGGCTTTAGATCGTTTTAATAAGGTTAAAGAATTAATTGATTCAGGTGAAATTGGAGAAATACGTTTCGTTACAGTTGTATTATATAAAAAAGCATTAAAAATAGATTCAAAGTCTGGTGAATTTCCGTGGAGAGTTATTCCTGAGATTTCAGGAGGAGGAGAGTTTATGGACCTTGCTTCTCATACATTAGATGTTTTAGATTATATCTTGGGACCAATTAAGGAAGCCTGCGGTTATGCTGATAATCAAGCCAAATTATATGAGGCGGAAGATATTGTGACAGCTTCACTAGCATTTGAGTCTGGTGTCAAGGGAACAGGGACTTGGTGTTTCTCAAGTTTTTCTAATTATGATATGAATGAGATTGTTGGAAGTTTAGGGAAGATATCTTTTTCAACTTTTGAAGAGGAACCGGTTTTATTGACAACGATTGGCGGCACTACTTCATTTAATATTAAAAAACCCGTACATATTCAGACGCAATTAATTCAAAGTATCGTAAACGAAATTAACGGTTTGGATGTATGCAAAAGTACAGGAATTAGTGGTGCACGAACAAACAAAATTATGGATCAAATTTTAAGAAGTTATAGATTAAATAAAAAGTAG
- the leuD gene encoding 3-isopropylmalate dehydratase small subunit, translating into MFKGKAIKYGNNVDTDVIIPARYLNTSDAKELASHCMEDIDKNFTSKVKYGDIMVAGKNFGCGSSREHAPLAIKTSGISCIIAENFARIFYRNSINIGLPILECTEAAEDIEEGNEITVDVISGVITNTTKGKTYMAIPFPAFMQDIIASQGLINYLKERTED; encoded by the coding sequence ATGTTTAAAGGAAAAGCTATAAAATATGGTAATAATGTAGATACTGATGTTATAATTCCTGCAAGATATCTTAATACCTCAGATGCAAAGGAACTTGCATCTCATTGCATGGAGGATATAGATAAAAATTTTACTAGCAAAGTTAAATATGGTGACATAATGGTTGCTGGTAAAAACTTTGGTTGTGGATCTTCAAGGGAGCATGCCCCTCTTGCTATAAAAACTTCAGGAATTAGTTGTATAATCGCTGAAAACTTTGCAAGAATATTCTACAGAAATTCAATTAATATAGGTTTACCAATACTCGAATGCACCGAGGCTGCCGAGGATATTGAAGAAGGAAATGAAATAACCGTTGATGTTATTTCTGGAGTTATTACAAATACCACAAAAGGAAAAACTTACATGGCAATACCATTTCCAGCATTTATGCAAGATATCATAGCTTCGCAGGGACTTATTAATTATCTTAAAGAAAGGACTGAGGATTAA
- a CDS encoding glycosyltransferase, translating into MIESRKTSIIILTYNNLIYNHICIDSIRKYTKENTYEIIVVDNNSSDGTREWLKEQKDIKVILNDENVGFPKGCNIGIAASDKENDILFLNNDTVVTPRWLDNLKIALYSDEKFGAAASITNNCSNYQSVMVPYIDVKDMIPFADDNNISDPNKWEEKTRLVAFCMIVKRDVLNIIGHMDERFTPGNFEDDDLCMRIIEAGYKMILCNDSFIHHFGSSSFNKDSTKFNNLLKENRKKIEDKWGFNPNVASTLKFDIIERVNEPKGKRLNILEFDCGLGATLLKLKYMYPNSEIYGIETNESLAKLGGKVLELMESDFEVDYCMRFKEDKINFFDYIILGNRLQLSKDPWRLLNEIKRFLKPGGYVIATIPNLMHHSVIKELLKGSFMYNENSIINRSNNKFFTLPDICKIFNECGYSNQFIFHYSNELTQEDNKLLNSICSIVGEDLRAYFLSYEYVAKYQKSV; encoded by the coding sequence ATGATTGAAAGCAGAAAAACTTCAATAATAATTTTAACTTACAACAATCTTATTTATAACCACATATGTATTGATAGCATAAGGAAATATACTAAAGAAAACACTTATGAGATAATTGTAGTTGATAATAATTCTAGTGATGGAACGAGGGAATGGCTTAAAGAGCAAAAGGATATAAAAGTTATTTTAAATGATGAAAATGTAGGCTTCCCAAAGGGATGCAATATTGGAATAGCTGCATCGGACAAAGAAAATGATATTTTATTTTTAAATAATGATACTGTAGTTACTCCACGGTGGCTTGACAATCTTAAAATAGCTCTTTACAGTGATGAAAAATTTGGAGCAGCCGCATCTATAACTAATAATTGTTCTAATTATCAGTCTGTAATGGTGCCTTATATTGATGTTAAGGATATGATTCCATTTGCTGATGACAATAATATTTCAGACCCAAATAAATGGGAAGAGAAAACGAGACTTGTGGCATTTTGTATGATTGTAAAGAGAGATGTTCTCAATATAATTGGACATATGGATGAGAGATTTACACCAGGAAATTTCGAAGATGATGATCTATGCATGAGAATTATAGAAGCCGGATATAAGATGATACTTTGTAATGACAGCTTTATACATCATTTTGGTAGTTCATCGTTTAATAAAGATTCTACTAAATTTAACAATCTCCTAAAGGAAAATCGTAAAAAAATTGAGGATAAGTGGGGATTTAATCCTAATGTAGCCAGCACATTAAAATTTGACATAATAGAGCGTGTAAATGAGCCGAAAGGAAAAAGGCTAAATATTCTTGAGTTTGATTGTGGACTCGGAGCTACATTACTTAAGCTTAAATATATGTATCCTAATTCTGAGATATATGGAATTGAAACAAATGAGAGTCTGGCAAAATTAGGTGGGAAGGTTCTAGAGTTAATGGAGTCTGATTTTGAAGTAGATTATTGTATGAGGTTTAAAGAAGATAAGATAAATTTTTTTGATTATATTATACTTGGGAATAGACTTCAGTTAAGTAAAGATCCCTGGAGACTATTGAATGAAATAAAAAGATTTTTAAAACCAGGTGGATATGTAATTGCGACTATTCCTAACCTAATGCATCACTCAGTTATAAAAGAGTTATTAAAGGGAAGTTTTATGTACAATGAAAATTCTATTATAAATAGAAGTAATAATAAATTTTTTACATTACCAGACATATGCAAAATTTTCAATGAGTGCGGATATAGTAATCAATTTATATTTCATTATAGTAATGAATTAACACAAGAAGATAATAAGTTATTAAATAGTATTTGTAGCATTGTTGGGGAAGATTTGAGAGCATATTTCTTATCTTATGAGTACGTAGCTAAGTATCAGAAAAGTGTTTAG
- the leuC gene encoding 3-isopropylmalate dehydratase large subunit: MGMTMTQKILASHASMQEVKAGQLVMANLDLVLGNDITTPVAINEFNKMGVNEVFDKKKIAIVPDHFAPNKDIKSAEQCKCTREFVYEKGIENYFEVGQMGIEHALLPEKGLVVSGDVVIGADSHTCTYGALGAFSTGVGSTDMAAGMASGKCWFKIPEAIQFILTGKMQKWVCGKDVILHIIGMIGVDGALYQSMEYTGPGVASLSMDDRFTISNMAIEAGAKNGIFEVDDKTLEYVKEHSTKVPVTFKADANAKYSRIIKIDLSTIRPTIAFPHLPDNTRTIDEVGEVKIDQVVIGSCTNGRIEDLRMAASIFKGKKVDPKIRTLIFPATQKIYLQALREGLIEIFIEAGVAVSTPTCGPCLGGYMGVLANGERALSTTNRNFVGRMGHPGSEVYLCSPAIAASSAITGKISSPEEVM, from the coding sequence ATGGGAATGACGATGACGCAAAAAATACTAGCATCACACGCTTCAATGCAAGAGGTAAAGGCCGGCCAATTAGTTATGGCAAATCTTGATTTAGTTTTAGGTAATGATATAACAACACCTGTTGCAATAAATGAATTTAACAAAATGGGTGTTAATGAAGTTTTCGATAAAAAGAAAATTGCTATAGTTCCAGATCATTTTGCTCCAAATAAAGACATAAAATCTGCTGAGCAATGTAAGTGTACCCGTGAATTTGTATATGAAAAAGGGATTGAAAATTACTTTGAGGTAGGACAAATGGGGATAGAGCATGCATTATTACCAGAAAAAGGACTTGTAGTATCTGGAGATGTTGTAATAGGTGCTGATTCTCACACTTGTACTTATGGTGCTTTAGGCGCTTTTTCAACTGGAGTTGGCTCCACTGATATGGCAGCCGGAATGGCTAGTGGAAAATGTTGGTTTAAGATTCCGGAAGCAATACAATTTATTTTAACTGGCAAAATGCAAAAATGGGTTTGTGGTAAGGATGTAATTCTCCACATTATCGGAATGATTGGAGTGGATGGGGCACTGTATCAATCAATGGAATATACAGGACCTGGAGTTGCAAGCCTTTCTATGGATGACAGATTTACAATATCTAATATGGCCATTGAAGCAGGTGCCAAAAATGGAATATTTGAAGTTGATGATAAAACTTTAGAATATGTAAAAGAACATTCAACGAAAGTCCCTGTAACATTTAAGGCTGACGCTAATGCAAAATATTCAAGGATAATAAAGATTGATTTAAGTACTATAAGACCAACAATAGCCTTCCCTCACCTTCCAGATAACACCAGAACTATTGATGAGGTTGGCGAAGTTAAAATTGATCAAGTAGTTATTGGTTCTTGTACTAACGGAAGAATAGAAGACCTTAGAATGGCAGCAAGTATCTTCAAAGGTAAAAAAGTCGATCCTAAAATAAGAACACTAATCTTTCCTGCTACTCAAAAAATTTACCTTCAGGCCCTTCGCGAAGGTTTAATTGAAATATTTATAGAGGCTGGAGTTGCAGTAAGTACTCCAACTTGTGGACCTTGCCTTGGTGGATACATGGGGGTACTTGCAAATGGTGAGCGGGCTTTGTCTACTACAAACAGAAACTTTGTTGGCAGAATGGGACATCCCGGAAGTGAAGTATATCTTTGCAGTCCAGCAATAGCAGCATCATCAGCAATAACCGGAAAAATTTCGTCTCCAGAGGAGGTAATGTAA
- a CDS encoding tetratricopeptide repeat-containing glycosyltransferase family 2 protein encodes MITISLCMIVKNEEDVLGRCLECVKDIVDEIIIVDTGSTDNTKKIALEYTDKIFDFQWIDDFSAARNNAFSKATKDYILWLDADDMILEEDIKKFKELKQTLTLDVDNVMMMYNVGFDETGAVTLSYFRERLSKRSNNSQWMEPVHECLLIGGNTINTDICITHRKEHAAVQGRNISIYKKILAQGTPLTPRGLFYYSRELYQNGFIEEAIKYFNEFLDTEHGWVEDNISSCFDLSKCYNIIGDKKSMLKILLRSFEYDTPRAEICCNIGTYYFESLDYNKAIFWYKLAANLDKPVNSWGFISHDFWGYIPNIQLSVCYDRLGDRENSIKFNDKAAEYKPNSQAVQQNRDYFKRTAV; translated from the coding sequence ATGATAACTATTAGTTTATGTATGATTGTAAAAAATGAAGAGGACGTTTTAGGTAGGTGCCTAGAATGTGTTAAAGATATCGTTGACGAAATTATTATAGTAGATACTGGTTCCACAGATAATACGAAAAAAATTGCTTTAGAATATACAGACAAAATATTTGATTTCCAGTGGATTGATGACTTTTCTGCGGCTAGAAACAATGCTTTTTCTAAAGCAACTAAGGATTATATTCTTTGGCTAGATGCTGATGATATGATTCTTGAAGAAGATATAAAGAAATTTAAAGAGCTTAAGCAAACTTTAACTCTAGATGTTGATAATGTAATGATGATGTATAATGTGGGCTTTGATGAAACTGGAGCCGTTACCTTATCATATTTTAGAGAGCGTTTATCAAAGAGGTCAAATAATAGTCAATGGATGGAGCCTGTACATGAATGTTTACTAATTGGAGGAAATACTATAAATACAGACATCTGCATAACACATAGAAAAGAACATGCAGCAGTACAAGGTAGAAATATATCCATCTACAAAAAAATACTAGCACAAGGAACCCCCTTAACACCAAGAGGACTTTTCTATTATTCTAGGGAGTTATATCAAAATGGATTTATTGAAGAAGCAATAAAATATTTTAATGAATTTTTAGATACTGAACATGGCTGGGTAGAAGATAATATAAGCTCATGTTTTGATCTTTCTAAATGTTATAACATTATAGGTGATAAAAAAAGTATGCTTAAAATATTACTTCGAAGTTTTGAATATGATACTCCAAGGGCTGAAATATGTTGTAACATTGGAACTTATTATTTTGAATCTTTAGATTATAACAAAGCTATCTTTTGGTATAAACTCGCAGCAAATCTTGATAAACCAGTTAATAGCTGGGGCTTTATATCTCATGATTTTTGGGGATATATACCCAATATACAGCTCTCTGTCTGCTATGATAGGTTAGGTGATAGAGAAAATTCCATAAAATTTAATGATAAAGCAGCTGAGTATAAGCCTAATTCTCAAGCTGTACAACAAAATAGAGATTATTTTAAAAGAACTGCCGTATAA
- the leuB gene encoding 3-isopropylmalate dehydrogenase has translation MKKIAVIRGDGIGPEIVNGAIKVLDVISKKYNTPFVYTHLLMGGVAIDETGLPLPKETIDICKRSDAVLLGSVGGPKWDKLPGDKRPEAGLLGIRKALEVFANLRPAILFPQLKEASALKPEVLKGNIDIMVIRELTGGIYFGEKSRIDLPSGGQKAWDTMAYSTYEIERIARVGFETARKRTKKLTLVDKANVLETSRLWREIVLKMSADYPDVTLEVQLVDSCAMQLIKNPGQFDTILTENMFGDILSDEASMLTGSLGMLPSASLGNGTLGIYEPIHGSAPDIAGKDIANPIATIMSVAMMLRYSFNMESAAKDIEDAVSKVLDTKYRTVDIMGAGMKCVGTIEMSKLIANEIK, from the coding sequence ATGAAAAAAATAGCAGTAATTCGTGGTGATGGAATCGGACCAGAGATTGTTAATGGTGCAATTAAGGTACTAGATGTAATATCTAAGAAATATAATACCCCATTTGTTTATACACATCTTTTAATGGGTGGGGTAGCTATAGATGAAACTGGATTACCTCTTCCAAAGGAAACAATAGACATTTGTAAACGGAGTGATGCGGTTTTACTTGGTTCTGTCGGTGGTCCTAAGTGGGATAAACTTCCTGGTGATAAAAGGCCTGAAGCTGGACTACTCGGAATTAGAAAAGCCCTTGAGGTTTTTGCAAACCTAAGACCTGCTATTCTTTTTCCACAATTAAAGGAAGCTTCAGCTCTTAAACCAGAAGTTCTTAAAGGTAATATTGATATTATGGTTATACGCGAATTAACAGGTGGTATATATTTTGGTGAAAAATCTAGAATAGACCTACCATCTGGTGGCCAAAAAGCATGGGATACAATGGCTTACTCAACTTATGAAATAGAAAGAATAGCCCGTGTTGGTTTTGAAACTGCAAGAAAAAGGACCAAGAAGCTTACATTAGTTGATAAAGCAAATGTGCTTGAGACCTCAAGACTGTGGAGAGAAATTGTTCTAAAAATGTCTGCTGATTACCCAGATGTAACTCTTGAAGTACAATTAGTTGATAGTTGTGCAATGCAACTTATAAAAAATCCAGGACAATTTGATACTATTCTAACTGAAAACATGTTCGGTGATATCCTAAGTGATGAGGCTTCAATGCTTACTGGATCGCTTGGAATGTTACCTTCTGCAAGTTTAGGTAATGGCACTCTTGGTATATATGAACCAATACATGGCTCAGCACCAGATATTGCAGGTAAAGATATTGCTAACCCAATTGCAACTATAATGAGCGTAGCAATGATGCTTAGATATAGTTTTAATATGGAAAGTGCTGCAAAAGATATTGAAGATGCAGTATCTAAAGTTTTAGATACTAAATATAGAACAGTTGACATTATGGGCGCAGGCATGAAATGTGTTGGAACTATCGAAATGTCAAAACTTATTGCAAATGAAATAAAATAG